The genomic interval atgtggagtatctctgcaatatgaaatattgagacaatgtgacaggTGCACAATAGATGTTCAATATGCTtgatacccattcaccgaactgcgcgtttaaggtgagaaatgtacgattgaaatgagtttgtgcactttcccgttcatgatcaTGGTTCTTATAATATACCTAGGGTAtggtataacatatacagaggcattttccGCCAGTGGTTCTATAGCCTTACATTGTATTTGTGTATACAAAAGTCATATTGAGTCAATATTTAATAATTGTAGTTGGCCCCATGAAGTGAAGTGATAATTTCACTGATATCTCTCTCATTATTATTGGAATCATCTTTgcataataaaaagtaattgtcCTTTATATCAGTAATATAACCGTTTTGTTCATATTAGTGTCATACTATAAAGGTTTAATCTCATATTATATACAACTGTTAGTATTAACTGCAGAATGTATTCAGCTTGTCTAATCAGAATCTACGCTTTAAGACAGGATGTATTGCCCATGtattaatacaaaaattaatacaaaagaaaaactGCAACTTTTTCATAGCTCATGAATTTCCGTGATGTCTTTTTGTATGAAATACCAATTCATTTAACATCTGAGAACTAATCTTAATGAGTTGTTACAGGATAGCAGTTTAATATAAACCTAATATGACTTTTATATACATAGCCACAAACACAAGGACACGGTCAAagacaaaactatatcctttagATTTGAATGGGGAATAAATATTATGAACACATTCCAATATCAGTTAGATTGTTATCTTTAGAACATGCGGATAATAATTTTTAGCCATAATATAAGTAATTCCTTATAAAAACTAGGCTATTTACAAGTCCATCAAAAAGACTTTTAGGAAATCTAGTTTAAAAGCCTtactaaacacaaaacaaaatcaataaaacaacGGAAAATAAAAGAGCACTTTCAAGTTTGTTATTATAATGATTACCACATAGGTTACACTACTCAGTTTAATTCCATATTGCATTGGCCGTGAAAACTATTGTCAAATGGGCTATTCTCTTCACATTAACACCCTGAAATTAAATGTGCACTGGCTCCAACTCTGGTTCTTAGCACGGCCTCTAGATCTGCAGCAGTGTCTCCTCCCCTTGGTCAAAAATGCGCATAAACGGATGAAACCCGTCAAAAATCACATAGGTTTAACAGTAACAGACATTTTTATTAACAAGATaatacgatgactttgaaatctctaatatttgtaaattagggcgaaatatataGACAGATGTCCAGAAGTGTAACTACATTGTCCGATTTTGGAAAAAAGGTCTTAAGCTTGTTACAGAAAGTAAGTAAATCAACTCATCCATTTTCTTTGATTACATTTCTAGTAAAGTGGCGGTCTTTAGCGCCGCCTCTGAAGTGTAATTAGTTCTTTTTCAACTAGCTTCCAACAAAGAGAGGGAACCAGTGAACTGGTAACGTAAAAACTTAATGAGATAGAAAATGTCGCCTCTAGAGTGTTTTCCTATTAACTGACActagtttttaccccagatgacaaAGTAACAAACTCGTCCGAGATTCTTTTTTTTGAgggtcatattatgaacaagtTTATTAAGATTGTGCTAAAAGTGTGACCTATAGAGTTTTAACAGTCAAATTGACGAACGTCGCACGACGATGGATAAAGGTTGATCACAATAGCTATGGTGGGTTAAAAATGAATGGAAAAATCTAATCTGAATTTGTGAATCATCTAAGTGAAATGTGATATTGTTGATTATGGAGTGTTGGTAATGGTAGAAAGACACCTTGGTTTTATGGATCAAACTGTACTAGGGGAGACGGTTGATACATCTTGCATTGCAATTCTTTTACATATTAGTTGCGCCTCCGTAATTGTAGTCATTCAAAGAACTTTAAAGTGCTTCTCAGATTCAATTAATTAAATTAGAAAGCCTCTTTTTTGTACGTGCCATCTACAAATCAAACCTATTTAGCTGTTTTGTCAATGCTTATCTAAGTTTCATGACATTTTGGATGTCACAGCCCTGCAGCAGCCATACGTCGAAATTCAATACCTCTTCTAAAATCAAAGCACTCAGAgaactgatgtgggcagcggttgacagcttctggtaatgagCATGAACAATTAGCTTAAGTTTAGTGATTCTAGTTAAacaacttttgattaataagcatttccaacttttcttttaccaaatcaagagGTAAAactctgtcaaaggggataaaataatatatgagcaaagcttatgtgcttattgaaaattttgtgaggtttggttaattttgctcaaaatcttttttgaattataagcatttttaaagtgataggtatttcaacaacaacacgtattatataaagttttttttatctcatcaacgtttcggctaacgccttcatccggataatacacatacaaatataaacaacgtacgtgacgtaaaactgataacgtaacgtcaaatggcgggaaaacgttaatcaaaatatcaaaatgcaaatacatataattatatctacaaggtactatcccggatatgaaaataccaaaaatttcctatagtaagattatataaaaaagtGGTGATAGGAAAAAACGGAATAGTTCCCAGAGTATATGCTtaaatgcacaactgcacatgcataatattcatgaaattaatctattgtaaatagcagttttgaatttaatccttctggactttttgtttttagtttatggatccagaaagtttctttacagagacggtcaatattatttttgacaatatcaATCGGCATAAATGAGAAGTCATTCATACAATAATTATTTGTATTGAAGTGTGTAGCAACATTGGAAGAGAATGCAGAGTCAATgaaattacaaatatcaaatttgtGGCTGTTCATACGTTTGGAAACAGGTTGCAtagtttgtccaacatactgcatttagcactttttgcatgttattaagtacaccacGTTTTTAGTTTGACAGTTCATGTTGTGACGTAAATTAAATGTCTCCTTTGTAACGTGACTCGTAAATGATGTCCCAGCATTAATACGCGCGCAATGTGAACAACGGTTTCTTTTACAACTTTCAGATGCGCAAATGTTCGTACAATTAGTCGTAAACTCTGAGCTTATCAAAAAGTCTTGCAAATTCTTAGGCCGATTATACGCTACAGTAGGTTTGTACGTATTATGCACAAAATTGACACCTTTGTTATTTGATAACTTTAAAAGATCCCAGTATTTATTAATTGAACGGCCAATATTTGGTAACGACGGATTATATACCACTGTGAATGGGAGTACATTTTTCTTGTCTCTGGTTGAGGAATTAAGTGCGtcactttgtgtcatatgtgaTACTTTTTCAAAAGCTGCATCTATCACAGATTTAggataatttctgtctaaaaagaAGTCACGTAATTCATGAAGTGATGAATTAAATGAATCGTCGTCCGATATAATTCTCCTATAACGTTTGGCCTGACTTTAAGGAATTCCGTCCTTGCACATTTTCGGATGACATGAAGTGTAGTCGAGATACTGATGGTTGCTTGTTTCTTTcacataaatatttgtttcaatctGAAGCGAATCGCTTTTCGATACTTGAACATCCAAGAAGGAAACGGATTTATTCGATATGGTGTGAGTAAACTTAATATTCGGGTGGAAGCTATTTATTTCATTGATGAATGAATGCAGCTCGTCAAGCGAATGGTCCCATATCATAAACACATCATCAAGAAACCTTAACCACAGTGTTGGTTTGATGTCCCGAGATTGGAAGAAGTCATGTTCAAACTTGCCCATGAACAGGGATGCATAAGTTGGTGCCATAGAACTACCCATGGCCGTGCCCATTCTTTGGAGGTTATAATTGTCGCCAAATTTAAAGTAGTTATTTTCAAGTACAAGTTTCAGCAAATGGGAAATTTCTTCTGTCGACAATTTGCTGTTACGGTTGTCCTGTTGTAGAAAATACTTGCAGGCGTCAATTCCGTCATTAAGTGGGATGTTAGTATAAAGAGATGATACATCTAGTGTTaccaaatatgtgtttttacttttaattttcatatttttcactttattAATAAAGTCAGTAGTGTCTTTCGCATATGACGGCAAGTTAATCATATGCGGTATAAGTACAAAGTCTATATACTTAGAAATGTTCTCAGTTGGCGAATTACACGCTGAGACGATAGGTCTGCCAAGGTACTGTATAGGTAAATTGATGTCTGGACTTTTATGAATTTTTGGCAGGACGTAGAAACAAGGGGTACGAATGTCCGCTGGAAATGTATCGAATTCATTATGAATATTGCTGTTTGTCTTTTCCAAGTCCTCCAAACAGTCGGAAATATTACGCTGTACTGTATCTGTAGGATCATCCGTGCATTTCTCGTAATATATGTCGTTATTTAACTGTCTCAACACCTCATTTCGGTAGTCTTCTGTGTTCATAATTACGACAGTATTTGATTTATCTgccttttttataataatattcttATCTTGTGAAAGATTTCGCAGGGAATCCAATTCAGCCTTTGATATGTTACTATAACGTTTGGTATTTTTCTGAGActgtaatatttcttcagttacttcagttatgtaaaaatctaAATATGTATCCCGCCCGGCGGGTGGGGTAAATGTTGAttcagttttattgaaaaaagggaAATCGCGATAGTTGTCACCATTATGTTCCCCAATATCATtgctattttcatcattttttaacaaatcaatgggaaacacaCTGCTTTTAttggaacaaggggaataacagtaaatatgagcaaaggtcatggactaattgataattatgtgatgtttggaaattctaattttttttttttggatttaacgtcgcaccgacacatgataggtcatatggcgactttccagctttaatggtggaggaagaccccaggtgcccatccgtgcattatttcatcacgagcgggcacctgggtagaaccaccgaccttccgtaagccagctggatggcttcctcacatgaagaattcaacgcccgagtgaggctcgaacccacatcgatgaggggcaagtgatttgaagtcagcgaccttaaccacttggccacggaggcccccattccaattataacaagagcacttgcatgaagtaactgacaaggaacagaaattatttggtcccTGTCTACTGGACATTTAACAtattgaccttaaatcaataattatgggtcattcaccagtcttaaatgacctccgtatcaaatgtaatcttagaccaaagcataatctagttttctggcaaaaaagttctactgtcaatgtgatattgacctttgacatactgaactcaaaatcaataggggtcatcagctggtcatgacaaatctcccgatctcatgatcctagggccaagcgttctccagttatcatccggaaactgatttgtctacagaccggccaacatccatcatcaagcATTATTATTTACGACATACCCCTCATGTAtccctagtcccccaatgcatagtcgtaataggcaagaggTCAATAGAGGAAAGGAGAGAAAGAAATAAGACACTAATGATTGGCTGTAATAGAGaccatctactttgcatgtccaatcaccctatgaagttacaaaattctaggtcaagtggttctcaagcaaAACcatgttccatgttcaggcccctgtgaccttgatctttgatcgagtgagccAAAATTCAACAGCGGTCATCTactccta from Mercenaria mercenaria strain notata chromosome 2, MADL_Memer_1, whole genome shotgun sequence carries:
- the LOC123562105 gene encoding uncharacterized protein LOC123562105; the protein is MNTEDYRNEVLRQLNNDIYYEKCTDDPTDTVQRNISDCLEDLEKTNSNIHNEFDTFPADIRTPCFYVLPKIHKSPDINLPIQYLGRPIVSACNSPTENISKYIDFVLIPHMINLPSYAKDTTDFINKVKNMKIKSKNTYLVTLDVSSLYTNIPLNDGIDACKYFLQQDNRNSKLSTEEISHLLKLVLENNYFKFGDNYNLQRMGTAMGSSMAPTYASLFMGKFEHDFFQSRDIKPTLWLRFLDDVFMIWDHSLDELHSFINEINSFHPNIKFTHTISNKSVSFLDVQVSKSDSLQIETNIYVKETSNHQYLDYTSCHPKMCKDGIP